Genomic DNA from Taurinivorans muris:
ATCTCATGGATTTATTTGGTAATTTTTCTTGACCAGTTTGATAATATTTGATAATATTTGATAATATTTGATAATATTTGATAATATTTGATAATATTTGATAATATTTGATAATATTTGATAATATTTGATAATATTTGATAATATTTGATAATATTTGAGGACTGTCATGGTAAGAGCAAAAGATATAGTTATCACTTCTGATATGTTGAATAAAATTGCCGAGATAGATAGGTTTGCCGGTTCTTGGTCTGCCGATGAGCTCAAATTGACGCCCGCAGACTTAAAAAGCATGAAACGGGTTGCCACAATCGAGTCTGTCGGCTCTTCCAACAGGATAGAGGGCAATAAAATGACCGACGCCGAAATTGAAGCATTGTTCAGTCATATCAACAAAAAATCTTTCAGTTCCAGAGATGAGGAAGAAGTCGCAGGGTATTCGGATTTGATAAATACCATATTTGAAAATTATGAAGATATACCGTTGACAGAAAATTATATCAAGCAGCTGCATCAGATACTTTTAAAGTATTCTCAAAAAGATGAACGCCACCGCGGCGAATATAAGACCGATACGAATAGGGTTGCGGCGTATGACGCGTCGGGCAGGGAGATCGGCACGATTTTTGAAACTGCTGCGCCGTTTGATACGCCAAGGCTTATGCGGGAATTGATACAGTGGACGAACGATACGCTCGGCGACCGTTTTTTACATCCCCTTATCGTTATCGGGGTATTTATTGTGCATTTTTTGTCTGTTCATCCTTTTTTGGACGGAAACGGCCGTTTATCCCGTGCATTAACCGTTCTTTTAATGCTGAAAAGCAAATACGGGTATATGCCGTATGCCTCTATGGAATCCGTTATTGAAGCAAATAAGGACGCATATTACAGGGCGCTTCGCGGGACGCAAAAAACAATATGGAGCGATAAGACGGACTATGAGCCATGGCTGTCATTTTTTGTGACTTCCCTGCAGAAACAAAAAAGAGCCTTGGAAAATAAAATTCAAAAACTGCAAAAGGCAAATGTTGATACATTGTCTTCCACCGCACGCCAAATTTTAGATTTATTTTCGGGAACAGCGGAATTGACTATGGCTGAACTTGTCCGAAAAACAGGTAAAACTGAAATAACAATCCGAAAATCAGTACAGAATTTGGTGAAAAAAGGATTTTTGACAAAATTGGGCACAACCAGAGGCGCTTTTTATACCATAAGAAAATAATGCCCGGCAGCTGATGGATTTTTTCAGTTTTATCCGTTCCTCACAAATACGCTTTCCTTATGTCTGTTGCTCCATGTGGTTTTTCTCCAATGCAAATAGTATATCTAACTGATACTACTTCTTATATCTTGGATAATTTGTGCTGTCAGTTGTTTTTCGCTGTGCTGTATGCTAAGATAGCACTGTGTAGGAGGCATGGCATTATGAAAGTGATATTGAGCAGAAAAGGCATGGATAGTGCGTCGGGGGGTATGGCAAATCCTATTTTGTCAGATGGTACGCTGTTATCGCTTCCCATTCCGGATAAAACAACAAAAACAACATATAACGATTTGTTTTATAAAGAGCAGAGTCTAAAGGAAATCATCAGTCAGTTATGCCCTAAATTTGATTTTGGCAAAAACCAGACCTGTCATCTTGACCCCGACATATATAAAAATATAGAGGACAGAACGGCAAACACTGAATGGAAACCCGCATTTGGACAACATGGCATATCTGCCGCACATCTGGATAAATTAAGTGTGGGCGTGGGTGATATATTTTTATTCTACGGAATGTTTAAAAAAACAATGGTTCAGCCTGATAAAACGCTGTGTTTTGTCCGTAACGCTCCTATTATACATATTATCTATGGTTATATGAAAATAGGAGAAATATTGAGTGAGGAACAGGAAATAAAAAGCCGTTATTTTTGGCACCCTCATAGTGTAAATTCTGACCGTCTGAATAACCGACTGTATCTGCCTGATACATATGGCACATTTCAGTATAACGATTCACTGGTACTTACAAAGAGGGGACAGGATAATCGGCGGCTATGGGCTTTGCCTGCATTCTTTGGTGAGGACGGTATCTCTATTTCATGGCAAGGCGCTAACCGCCCAATACGAAAGAACGGATATGCAGAATTAAATTCCGCTTGCAGAGGACAAGAATTTGTTGTAACCGCTTCTACCCTGAAACAGGAACGGAATCTATGTGACTGGGTGGACAGATTGATATGAAACGGTCAGACATTAGACATAGACGTTATATTTTGATTTGTCCTAAAGGAAACAGCCGACACCTATCCGCGTATTGGGCGATTTGAAACAGAATGAAATCCTAAAACTGGATAACGCAGTAAACTATTGAGCAAAAATATCGGGTAAGGGTGATGTGGGGGATAAACGGAAAAAGGAAATACCGTTTGTAAACAGTAACTCCTAGAGTTTACAATACTTTTTTGACAAGAAATTGTATCAGATGTTAAATCGAAGCAATCATTGTCAGTTTGTCCGCAATAGTCTTATTTTTTACGCAATGTTAGGATTTTACAAAAAAGTGTTTTTTTTGTATGCTGTTAAAAATGAGGAAAAGTTATGAACACAATATATACGAAATTTCAGCAGGGGCATTTTATTTTTGCAGGTCCCTGCGCTTTGGAAGAATATTCCATCGCTTTGGAAGTCGCCCAAACAGTAAGGGAAGTCGCGGAAAAACATCATTTGACGGCTGTTTTTAAAAGCTCTTTTGACAAGGCGAACAGAACGTCCGCAAAGGGCTTTCGCGGGCACGGCATGGCAAAGGGCTTGGAATGGCTTGCAAAAATCAAGGAAGAAACAGGTTTGCCCATCGTTACGGACATTCATTTGCCGGAACAGGCGGAACCGGTGGCGGAAGTTGCTGATGTTTTGCAAATTCCCGCTTTTTTGTGCCGTCAAACGGATTTGCTTGAAGCCGCCGCGAAAACAAAAGCCGTTGTCAATGTGAAAAAAGGGCAGTTTCTTGCGCCGTGGGATATGGAACAAGTAAAAAACAAACTGCAAAGTTTTGGGAAAAAGGAAATTTTGCTGACAGAACGCGGAGCGAGTTTCGGTTATAATAATTTGGTGGTTGATTTCCGTTCCTTGCCTATCATGCAGAAAATGGGCGTACCGGTGCTTTTTGACGCGACCCACTCCGTGCAGATTCCCGGAGGGCAAGGCACCTCTTCCGGCGGACAACGGGAGTTTATCGCCGCTCTTGCACGGGCTGCCGCGGCTGCCGGGGTGAATGGCGTTTTCTTTGAAACGCACCCCGATCCGGACAGAGCCCTTTGCGACGGTCCGAACAGTTTGCCTTTGGCAAAATTTGAACAGATGATTTCCGAACTGGTGCAGATTTGGAATATTCCAAGCAATTTTTAGGAGCGGGTATGCAGGCGGAAAATCGGCAGGCAGATATTGCCGTGGACAGAGAAACCTTGGAAAAGACATTCAAGCATATAGATATAAGCCGCTTATCCGGAGAAACCGTTGAGCGCGCAAAAAAAGTGAAATTCCTTGTGCTGGACATAGACGGGGTTTGCACCAACGGCCAGCTTTACATCAATCCGCGCGGGGAAACCACAAAAACGTTTCATGTGCACGACGGCATAGGCATAAAAACCGCGTTCATGGCGGGTATCGGCGTCGGCATCATCACGGGTCGGAAAGACACGTGCGTCGAAGCCCGCATGCGTCCCTTAGGGGTGACGGAATTTTTTTGCGGGTATTACAGCAAACTGGAACCGCTTGCGGAGCTCGCCCGAAACCAGCGGATTTCTTACGAGGAAATGGCGTATTTGGGAGATGATATTATTGACCTCGACCCTCTTTTGCGGGTGGGGCTTCCCTGCGCTGTCGCCAACGCGCGGGAGGAAGTGAAGAATGTCGCGTCCGTTGTGACGAAAACGAGGGGGGGCGAAGGGGCTGTGCGCGAGCTTGTGGAAATTCTGCTCGCATGCCAGGAAAAAAGTCCTGCCGCCTTATACTGGATACATCATAATGGCTGAAACCCTGAAAAAGAAAATCGAAGCTGAAAAAAAAGAGAAGAAAATTCCTTCCTTTGTCTTTTTGTGTGTTTTTGGCATAGGGCTTTTTGCCGCTTTTCAGTTTTGGAACACTTGGCTTGCCGAAAGCGAGGAAAGACGTTTGCAGGAAGTTGTGCAATCGCAGGATATCGCAAATCTCATCACCGGTGAGGCATATAATAAAAAAGCCTTTTCGGAAGAATTGGAAAACTTGAAAAAATCCTATACCAAAAAGCGGAATATTGATGAAGATATGCAGGAATTCATGCGGTATTTTGCGGAAATCCCCGATTTTCACGATGACGATGTGGGGCTTGCCATGCAGGGGGTTCATGTTTCCAGCGGTGAAAAGGGCAAAGAGGAGTGGGCTGTTTTTGCAAAATGGGCTATCATGCGTCAGCAAAGTTCCGTTTTACAAATGGAAAATCCGCTTATGTGGCATAGGGCGGGAACGCAGCCGGCGCTTTTGTCTTCCTCACGGAATGAAAAAAAAGCCGTGTTTTTGGAACAGGAAGCCGACAAGGTGGTTATTGAAGCTGAACGCGGAATTATTTACAATGATAACACAAAAGTCATTTTACATGAAAATGTCAGGGCAATGCAGCAGGACAATATTGTGAAAGGTCCGGTTTTGAATTACGATACGGAAAAACAAATTGCGGTTTTTTCGGAGCAGGCGGATTTTGCAAGCGAGGAATTGACCGGTACGGCGGAACTATTAAGCTGGGATATGCAGGAAAATAAAATTTACGGCAAAGGCGGTGTTTATGTGGAATGGATGCCTGCAAACGGAGAATAGCTTGCAAAAAATTGGTTTGATAAGTATGAAAGCGGCGTCGCTTTTGTTTTGCCTTTTATTTCCCATGCACGTTTTTGCACGGAATATCGGAGAGGACTGCACGTATGAGGGCATAAGGCTTTTCGGGCGGGTGCAGGTGGTAACGGGTTTTGCGGATATTGACGTCCAGAAAAAAGACGCGCTTGCGGATTTGGATGTGCGGTTTGTCAACGCTTTTCCGGATGCTTGCGGCGAGTGGCAGCTTGTGGACAGTTTTCCTGATTTCACTGTGCGGTTTGTGGATTCTTTTCCCGACATCACCATAAAAAAAGTCCATGCTTTTGCGGGAGTCCGATAAAAAATAAAACTGAGAATGATGAATGAAATGATGTTGATACCTATGAGAAAACTTGTTTTTGTTTTATTCTGCTTCGCTTTTGCCGCGTTGCCGGCTTATGCGGTTCCGCAGTTGGCGGAGGGGGATATGCCCGTAAAAATAAATGCCGATGATATGGAATACGATATCAACCGCAGCAGGGTGATTTTTACAGGCAATGTGCATGTCGTGCGCGGAGCTTTCGATATGGTCGCGCCGAAGATGACCGTTTATTTGAAAAATTCGGAAGCGAAACAGGAAGCGGTGCAAATAAAAATTCAGCCGGAAAACATGCCTCTGACCGGTAAGGTGGAGCCAAGCACGAAAACTGTCGATACGCAAAATAAAATCAATAAGATCGAAGCGGAAAACGGTGTGAGGTTCAAATTTGAAAATCAGTCGGGGCATTCCGATTCCGCCGTTTATGAAGCTGATAAAGGTCTTTTGACCATGATAGGCGATCCCGTGGTGCAGGAAGGAAAAAATTCCATCCGCGGCGAAACGATTTTATATTATTTATATGAACGGAAAAGCGAAGTTGTGGGTTCGCAAAAAAGACGCGTCGAAGCGATTTTTGATTCCAAACAATAAGGGTAAGTATGAAAGCGACACTTGCAGGGGAACACTTGGCAAAAACATACGGAGCAAGACAGGTTGTCCGTGATGTGAATATTGAAATAACGCAGGGGGAAATCGTAGGCTTGCTCGGACCGAACGGCGCAGGCAAAACAACTTCCTTTTACATGCTGACAGGAATCATAAAAGCCACTCAAGGCAGAATATTGTATAATGGCGAAGACATCACATCGTGGGCTTTGTATAAGCGGGCGAGGGTGGGCATAAGTTATTTGCCGCAGGAAAGTTCTGTTTTTAAAAGCCTGACCGTCAAAGAAAACATTCAAATTGTCATGGAATATACGAAACTTTCCCAAAAAGCCCGGGAAGAAAAAATTTATAGCCTGCTTGATGAATTCGGTTTGACCCGTTTGGAAAAATCCCTTGCTTCGTACCTTTCGGGCGGGGAAAGGCGCAGGCTTGAAATTGCCCGCTGTCTTGTGCATGACCCTTTGTTCGTTTTGCTTGACGAACCGTTTGCGGGTATCGACCCCTTGGCTGTCGGCGATATTCAGGATTTGATCAAGCGCTTGAAAAACAGGGGGATCGGCGTTTTGATTTCCGACCATAACGTGCGGGAAACCCTTTCCATTTGCGACAGGGCGTCCATTATGTATGACGGTATCTTACTGCTTTCGGGCACGCCGGAAGAAATTGTCAATAATGAAAAAGCGCGGGAAATTTATTTAGGGGAAAATTTCTATATGCAGTGAGTGGTTTCTTTTTTTAGAGAAAGACAGCACGTTTTTTTTTACAAGCTTTTTTTGCGTGTTATTTAATTCTTTATATTGTTTGCTTGTTGTTTTTTAATTTTTCATAAAAAGCTTTGTTATGGGGCAATGTCCATAATTTTTTAAGGGGAACAAAAAGGGGTACTTTTAACGTGCCCCTTTGTATTCTCCTCAATCTCCTTTTGCTCTCTGCGCAAAAGAAAGCTTTCGCCCGCTTTGGGCGAAATTCGTTTTCTTGCGCATATTGTCCGTTTCTTGTTAAAATACCCCGTTCTTCTTTTTAGGTATTAGTTTTGCTTTGCCGTTTACGCGGATAAGTTTGTCTTCGCTCTTTATTTTTTTCTTTTAAAGATGCCGCAGGTTTTCGCGGTAGTTTCGCAGCTCTTTTTCATCTGCAGCCTTAATGGCATTTTCCAGTTGTGTTATCATATTGTTTTTGTCCGTTGGGAGATTGCCGTCGATAAAAATGCAGTTTGATGCTCCCATTGTCGCAAAATAGGTTGGAATGGTTAAATGTTCAATGAGTGTTTTTAATTCATGGAGTTTTTCAATTTCCGTTTCTTCCGCCCAGTTTCCGCTTTGTATTTCCTGATAGAGTTCGGAAGACTGAAAAACAGTAAGCATGGAGGAAACAATGATTTTAGGATGTGTTTGATTGAATATTGCCGCAGTGTTTTCTGCTCCCTGCCTGCTTCGTCCGGCTCCGAAAAGTCCTGTGAGATAAAAGAAATTATAATCCATGCCAATTTCGTCCAGCTTTTTGCATTCCGCCAAGATTTCTTTTGTTCCGAACCCCTTATGCATGAATGACAATGCGCTGTCGTCACCTGCTTCTGCTCCGATGGTAATGCCGTTATATCCTAATTGCCGGAGTTTTTTAAGCTGTTCCGCGCTTTTTGGTGCAATATCCGTAATGCGGGCAAAGCAGCCGACAGAAGCCGCGTTCGGAAAATATTTTTTTGCAAGTTCGGCTAA
This window encodes:
- a CDS encoding Fic family protein, whose protein sequence is MVRAKDIVITSDMLNKIAEIDRFAGSWSADELKLTPADLKSMKRVATIESVGSSNRIEGNKMTDAEIEALFSHINKKSFSSRDEEEVAGYSDLINTIFENYEDIPLTENYIKQLHQILLKYSQKDERHRGEYKTDTNRVAAYDASGREIGTIFETAAPFDTPRLMRELIQWTNDTLGDRFLHPLIVIGVFIVHFLSVHPFLDGNGRLSRALTVLLMLKSKYGYMPYASMESVIEANKDAYYRALRGTQKTIWSDKTDYEPWLSFFVTSLQKQKRALENKIQKLQKANVDTLSSTARQILDLFSGTAELTMAELVRKTGKTEITIRKSVQNLVKKGFLTKLGTTRGAFYTIRK
- the kdsA gene encoding 3-deoxy-8-phosphooctulonate synthase, coding for MNTIYTKFQQGHFIFAGPCALEEYSIALEVAQTVREVAEKHHLTAVFKSSFDKANRTSAKGFRGHGMAKGLEWLAKIKEETGLPIVTDIHLPEQAEPVAEVADVLQIPAFLCRQTDLLEAAAKTKAVVNVKKGQFLAPWDMEQVKNKLQSFGKKEILLTERGASFGYNNLVVDFRSLPIMQKMGVPVLFDATHSVQIPGGQGTSSGGQREFIAALARAAAAAGVNGVFFETHPDPDRALCDGPNSLPLAKFEQMISELVQIWNIPSNF
- a CDS encoding KdsC family phosphatase — encoded protein: MQAENRQADIAVDRETLEKTFKHIDISRLSGETVERAKKVKFLVLDIDGVCTNGQLYINPRGETTKTFHVHDGIGIKTAFMAGIGVGIITGRKDTCVEARMRPLGVTEFFCGYYSKLEPLAELARNQRISYEEMAYLGDDIIDLDPLLRVGLPCAVANAREEVKNVASVVTKTRGGEGAVRELVEILLACQEKSPAALYWIHHNG
- a CDS encoding LptA/OstA family protein, which produces MRKLVFVLFCFAFAALPAYAVPQLAEGDMPVKINADDMEYDINRSRVIFTGNVHVVRGAFDMVAPKMTVYLKNSEAKQEAVQIKIQPENMPLTGKVEPSTKTVDTQNKINKIEAENGVRFKFENQSGHSDSAVYEADKGLLTMIGDPVVQEGKNSIRGETILYYLYERKSEVVGSQKRRVEAIFDSKQ
- the lptB gene encoding LPS export ABC transporter ATP-binding protein, yielding MKATLAGEHLAKTYGARQVVRDVNIEITQGEIVGLLGPNGAGKTTSFYMLTGIIKATQGRILYNGEDITSWALYKRARVGISYLPQESSVFKSLTVKENIQIVMEYTKLSQKAREEKIYSLLDEFGLTRLEKSLASYLSGGERRRLEIARCLVHDPLFVLLDEPFAGIDPLAVGDIQDLIKRLKNRGIGVLISDHNVRETLSICDRASIMYDGILLLSGTPEEIVNNEKAREIYLGENFYMQ
- a CDS encoding radical SAM protein yields the protein MHYTGTIYRPPYEACSALIQATAGCTHHKCKFCTLYEDIPFKFRMSPLSEVEEDMKELSAYYPNAKRVFFTGANPFVLDFDKLKNLAELAKKYFPNAASVGCFARITDIAPKSAEQLKKLRQLGYNGITIGAEAGDDSALSFMHKGFGTKEILAECKKLDEIGMDYNFFYLTGLFGAGRSRQGAENTAAIFNQTHPKIIVSSMLTVFQSSELYQEIQSGNWAEETEIEKLHELKTLIEHLTIPTYFATMGASNCIFIDGNLPTDKNNMITQLENAIKAADEKELRNYRENLRHL